In Cheilinus undulatus linkage group 16, ASM1832078v1, whole genome shotgun sequence, one DNA window encodes the following:
- the sall3b gene encoding sal-like protein 3b, with amino-acid sequence MSRRKQAKPKHLKAEEEAARSGEVCTNGFVEATERGETDGGSSEETHICNKCCAEFFTWTELSKHQKVCSEDSLVLIVKNSDGVPVPDVSPIGPSPVPSVVSTDSSAGESADASFELGDMLVNDNDSLDNLEEGIDRDEAMELEQCSQEDYNATSSPQPPDSAEPSSPQMSAAGSYSMPSTNVTLEILHSTRVAVAQFSQGISSCGTGGKAASAAIPVILEHLLALQQQQVHQLQLIEQICSQVAVMNRQPTQAALNPVSRSLSLAPNPNPFPSQGVIPPPILPLSGTMPSSVNGHAAVSMSSGLEKSPGLPPQTVSGQSSFRDVVCTSASSENSTPPLSSSSISTLLPPYTGSHTSSISSTQTLNSSSPLSLGQSSLLSSSSSLPFLPQSPPSSVIFPNPLASIAATANALDPLAALIKHRKGKLPNVSLFETKPNPEEPFFKHKCRFCAKVFGSDSALQIHLRSHTGERPFKCNICGNRFSTKGNLKVHFQRHKEKYPHVQMNPYPVPEYLDNVPTSSGIPYGMSIPPEKPGSSWLDSKPVVATLPASMGLPLSSTVTSIGGSNDPVSVTPSVKSPFQPAPFECVSLSPNHRGSEAHFTPVSESSQSNRETEASNILKSEGVQLPQICSLRPKANPAAEATNSTIPSVATTPEPITSASPVSNSPPISIHSDESKLTTSGLLDSMQASETSKLQQLVENIDKKITDPNQCVLCHRVLSCQSALRMHYRIHTGERPFKCKVCGRAFTTKGNLKAHIGVHRENPPIQVQHSCPICQKKFTNAVVLQQHIRMHMVGQIRDSTLVERLQEMDGEISVNERNFDSLSNNSNDLIDDISMEDVNEEEDEVENMEEGVYPSKSLISGSISPPSSSAVISSIAALENQMRMIDSTVSLNHSLGIKSLTNGFGDSSNQLSVTSPEKKTENCSPSTPNGSESSCSPCASASPTETNAERTKSPVENKNRPESQDPLTASVKREQSDSPKSMSGGSAAQELRGIQAGKLSVKEETPYSMSFQVSRERAAGQSMPSLVTTPPSGMIKSELNGHSQPNTLSEGQHPLFSVHIPPTYAPVGSPGMTSLLGPVPPRRTPKQHNCNVCGKNFSSASALQIHERTHTGEKPFVCSICGRAFTTKGNLKVHMGTHMWNNAPARRGRRLSVENPMALLGGEAVKFGEMFQKDLAARAMNVDPGFWNRYATAIANSLATKNNEISVIQNRGISQLHPLTAGMDRVSTAGSPITSRTKAGMDLGNNRHFSMLIDDSKEIGIN; translated from the exons ATGTCCCGCAGAAAGCAAGCCAAACCCAAGCACCTCAAGGCCGAGGAGGAGGCGGCGCGGAGCGGAGAAGTCTGCACGAATG GCTTTGTAGAGGCCACTGAAAGAGGCGAGACTGATGGAGGCAGCAGTGAGGAAACACACATCTGTAATAAATGCTGTGCTGAGTTCTTCACATGGACTGAACTGAGCAAACACCAGAAAGTCTGCTCTGAGGATTCCTTAGTGCTGATAGTAAAGAACAGTGATGGGGTTCCAGTTCCTGATGTATCTCCCATCGGACCCTCGCCTGTTCCCAGTGTGGTGTCCACTGACTCGTCTGCAGGAGAGTCCGCAGACGCCAGCTTTGAGCTAGGAGACATGCTGGTGAATGATAACGACAGTTTGGATAATTTAGAGGAAGGCATTGATCGGGATGAGGCCATGGAGCTTGAGCAGTGCTCACAGGAGGACTACAACGCAACCTCCAGCCCCCAGCCTCCAGATTCAGCTGAGCCCTCTTCCCCACAGATGTCAGCTGCTGGCAGCTACAGCATGCCGAGTACCAACGTGACTCTGGAGAtcctccacagcaccagggtgGCAGTGGCTCAGTTCTCCCAGGGGATCAGCAGCTGTGGAACAGGAGGGAAGGCGGCTTCAGCAGCGATCCCAGTGATACTCGAACACCTGCTGGCTCTGCAGCAACAACAGGTCCACCAGCTGCAGCTTATTGAGCAGATCTGCAGCCAGGTAGCTGTAATGAACAGGCAGCCAACACAGGCGGCGTTAAACCCGGTGTCCAGGTCTCTGTCCCTGGCCCCTAATCCTAATCCTTTCCCTTCTCAAGGCGTCATCCCACCTCCCATCCTGCCTCTGTCAGGTACAATGCCCTCATCTGTTAATGGGCATGCTGCTGTTTCTATGTCTTCTGGACTTGAAAAGTCTCCAGGTCTCCCACCACAAACTGTATCTGGGCAATCCTCATTTAGAGATGTAGTATGTACCTCAGCCTCCTCAGAGAACTCAACGCCACCtctctccagcagcagcatctcCACATTACTCCCTCCTTACACAGGCTCACACACCAGCAGCATAAGCAGCACTCAGACACTCAACTCCTCCAGCCCCCTCTCTTTGGGGCAGAGCAGCCTCCTCAGCTCATCCTCCAGCCTGCCATTTCTACCTCAGAGCCCCCCCAGCAGCGTCATCTTCCCCAATCCCTTGGCGAGCATTGCCGCCACAGCTAACGCACTTGACCCTCTTGCAGCCCTGATTAAGCACAGGAAAGGGAAACTGCCAAATGTGTCCTTGTTCGAAACCAAGCCCAACCCAGAGGAGCCTTTCTTCAAGCATAAATGCAGGTTCTGTGCCAAAGTGTTTGGCAGCGACAGCGCATTGCAGATCCACCTGCGCTCCCATACAGGAGAGCGGCCCTTCAAGTGCAACATCTGCGGCAATCGCTTCTCCACAAAAGGGAACTTGAAGGTGCACTTCCAGAGGCACAAAGAGAAGTATCCTCATGTCCAGATGAACCCCTACCCAGTGCCAGAATATCTAGACAATGTGCCAACAAGTTCTGGGATTCCTTACGGCATGTCCATCCCTCCAGAAAAACCTGGCTCCTCATGGCTGGATAGCAAACCTGTTGTGGCAACTTTACCAGCCTCCATGGGTCTTCCGCTTTCCTCCACTGTTACAAGTATCGGAGGCTCGAATGACCCTGTAAGTGTAACCCCATCTGTTAAATCTCCCTTCCAGCCAGCTCCTTTTGAATGTGTATCTTTGTCGCCTAACCACAGAGGCAGTGAGGCTCACTTTACTCCTGTTTCAGAGTCTTCACAATCCAACCGTGAGACAGAAGCATCCAATATTCTGAAATCAGAAGGAGTCCAATTGCCCCAAATCTGCTCGCTGAGACCTAAAGCCAACCCAGCAGCAGAAGCAACCAACTCAACAATCCCTTCTGTGGCCACCACACCTGAACCTATCACCTCAGCATCCCCTGTTTCAAACTCTCCACCAATCTCAATCCACTCAGATGAATCTAAACTCACAACTAGTGGCCTCCTGGACTCTATGCAAGCATCTGAAACCTCAAAGCTCCAGCAGCTGGTGGAAAACATTGACAAAAAGATCACAGACCCTAACCAGTGTGTTCTGTGTCACCGTGTCCTCAGCTGCCAGAGCGCGCTGAGGATGCACTACCGAATCCACACTGGGGAGAGACCCTTCAAGTGCAAAGTTTGTGGCAGGGCTTTCACCACCAAAGGCAACTTGAAGGCTCACATTGGTGTTCACAGGGAGAACCCTCCCATTCAGGTGCAGCACTCGTGTCCTATTTGCCAGAAAAAGTTCACCAATGCCGTTGTCCTTCAGCAGCACATCCGCATGCACATGGTCGGGCAGATTCGTGACTCTACCCTGGTGGAGAGGCTGCAGGAGATGGACGGCGAAATCTCTGTCAACGAGAGGAACTTTGACAGTCTGAGCAACAACAGCAATGACCTTATTGATGATATTTCAATGGAGGATGTTAATGAGGAAGAAGACGAGGTAGAAAACATGGAGGAAGGTGTATATCCATCTAAATCCTTGATCTCTGGTAGCATTTCCCCTCCCAGCTCCTCTGCTGTTATCTCAAGTATAGCAGCTCTTGAGAACCAAATGAGGATGATAGACTCTACTGTGAGCCTAAACCACTCTTTAGGTATAAAATCCCTAACCAATGGATTTGGTGATAGCAGCAACCAGCTCAGTGTTACTTCACCTGAGAAAAAGACTGAGAATTGCAGCCCAAGCACCCCAAATGGGTCAGAATCCTCCTGTTCACCCTGTGCATCTGCATCTCCGACTGAAACAAACGCAGAGAGAACCAAATCACCTGTCGAGAACAAGAACAGGCCAGAATCCCAAGATCCTCTGACAGCCTCAGTGAAGAGAGAGCAGTCTGATTCTCCTAAGTCTATGTCAGGAGGTTCAGCAGCCCAAGAGCTAAGAGGAATACAGGCTGGAAAGCTGAGCGTGAAAGAGGAGACTCCTTACAGCATGTCATTCCAAGTGAGCCGAGAAAGAG ctgcaGGTCAAAGTATGCCCAGTTTGGTAACAACCCCACCATCAGGAATGATCAAATCGGAGCTGAACGGTCACAGTCAACCAAACACCCTGTCTGAGGGGCAGCATCCGCTCTTCAGCGTGCACATCCCTCCCACTTATGCACCAGTAGGCAGCCCGGGAATGACCTCCCTGCTCGGCCCTGTTCCTCCTCGACGGACTCCGAAGCAGCACAACTGCAACGTCTGCGGGAAGAACTTTTCGTCAGCCAGTGCCCTGCAGATCCACGAGCGGAcgcacacaggagagaaaccatttgtCTGCTCCATCTGCGGCAGAGCTTTCACCACCAAAGGCAATCTAAAG gTTCATATGGGAACTCACATGTGGAACAACGCACCAGCCAGGAGAGGTCGGCGGCTGTCAGTGGAGAACCCCATGGCCCTGCTGGGAGGAGAGGCAGTGAAGTTTGGGGAAATGTTTCAGAAGGACCTGGCAGCTCGAGCGATGAACGTCGACCCTGGATTTTGGAACCGCTATGCGACAGCCATCGCCAACAGCCTGGCCACGAAGAACAACGAGATCTCAGTGATACAGAACAGAGGAATCTCTCAGCTTCACCCTCTGACTGCAGGCATGGACCGAGTGAGCACCGCAGGAAGTCCAATAACCAGTCGAACCAAGGCGGGCATGGACCTAGGAAATAATAGACATTTTTCTATGCTCATTGACGACAGCAAAGAAATTGGAATCAATTAA